The DNA sequence AAGCCTACAGCCAGCGCAGCGCCAGGCGCATCACCCGCTCCAGGCCCGGCCCGTAGGGCGGGCGAATCAGCGACTGCACCGACCAGCGGCTCTGGTACAGCACGCTCTTTTGGTGCGAGAAGGTCACGAAGCCGTCAAAGCCGTGATAGCGGCCGATGCCGCTCGGCCCCACGCCGCCGAACGGCAGGCCCTCGTGCGCCACATGGAACAGCACGTCGTTCACGCAGGCGCCGCCGGACACCGTCTGCTCCAGTACCCGCTCGGTGCGGCTGGCGTTGTCGTCGAAGTGGTACAGCGCCAGCGGCCGCGGGTGGCTGTTCACGTAGGCGATGACCTCGGCCAGATCGTCGTAGGTCTTGACCGGCAGCAGCGGGCCGAAGATCTCCTCCTGCATCACGCTCATGTCGTCGGTGACGCCCAGCAACACGGTCAGCGGCAGCACGCGCTCGCCGGCCGGCACCGGCGCGCCGCCCGCATTCAGCGGGACCACCTGCGCGCCCTTGGCCCGGGCATCGGCGATGTGCGCCTGCAGGCGCTGGTAATGACGGTCGTTGACGATCCAGGTCAGGTCGGGGTTGCCGGCCAGGGTCGGGTAGCTCTTCTGGACCGCCACGGCGAGCGCCTCGACCAGCTGATCGCGCCGGCCGGTGGGCACGAACACGTAATCCGGCGCGATGCAGGCCTGGCCGCCGTTGAGCATCTTGCCCTGGGCGATGCGCCCGGCGGCGATGTCCAGCGGATAGTCGTCGCTGATGATGGTCGGCGACTTGCCGCCCAGCTCCAGCGTCACCGGCGTCAGGTTCTCGCTGGCGGCGCGCATGACGATGCGGCCGATCTGCGTCGAGCCGGTGAAGATCAGGTGATCGAACGGCAGGGCCGAAAAATGCCCCGCCACCTCGGCGCCGCCGTTGACCACGGCCACCTCGTCCGGCGTGAAGGCCTGGCCGACGATGGCGGTCACCACCTCGGCCGTGCGTGGGCAGAACTCGGAGGTCTTGATCAGCGCCCGGTTGCCGGCAGCAATGGCGCCGACCAGCGGCGACAGCGTCAGCAGCACCGGCACGTTCCATGGCCCGATGATGCCGATCACGCCGCGCGGCTGGTAATGAATGCGCGCCCTCGCCAGCGGGAACTGCGGGCTCCAGCCGGCACGGCGCGGGCGCATCCATTTCTTCAGGTGCTTGCGGGTGTGGCGAATCTCGCCCAGCAGGCCGATCACATCGGCAAAGAAGGTCTCGTGGCGCGAGCGGTGGCCAAAGTCGGCATTCACCGCCTCCAGAATCTGTTCATGATGGTCGACGATGGCCTGACGCAGGCGCTTGAGCGCCGCAATGCGGTGTTCATAGCTGGTCGGACCGGCGCGCAGGAAGGCGGCGCGCAGCGCCTCGAACTGCGGCAGCAGGGGGTTGTCGGAGATTTGGGTGGTGGTATGCAGGGCGAGACGGTTGTTGTCGTTCATGGATCACTCCTTGATTAATTGAAAGGCCGCCGGCATCCGCCGCGCCTGCTTGCTACTTCGCTGAATCCGCCTTGCCACCATAGCCACGCGGCGTTTCCAACAAGCGCAGTTGCGGTTCAACGTGGCCTTTGCGTCGGGCCACGCCGTGAAGCGAGTTCTCCTCGACATCCTCGTTCCCCCATTGGCTCCATCCCGGTCGCCGGAAACGCGCAAATAGCTCCAGATAAGGCCCGGGCGAGCACGCCTCGACGATGTCATAAATCTCGTCGGGCTTACGGGAATGCTCCCGCTTGCGGGTCGCCAAGACATTCACCTGCGTTCGTCCGGGCGGCAGCGTACGCATGCTGCCCCGTACCCCAAACAGCACCAGCTCGGTAACGTTACGGAAGTAAAACCCTACGCCTCGACCATCCGGCCCTCCATCCTTGCGGACCTTGTACCAGACCAGATTCGACTTGTACGTAAAGCCCCAGGCCTCCATGACGCGAAGACCGTCCGCCAGCAGTGCATTCGGTACCCACAGGTATAGATGCGACTGCGCCGCCGCCAGCTTGGCCACGGGCAGTTCCTGGATTTCCCGCTGCTCCATGGTTGGATATCGCAGCAGGCGGCGGTGCTCGGGGGCCACCTTGCCGGTACGATTCTGGAACTGCCAGGGCGGGTCGGCCAAAATAGTCGAGTACTGACCGGCCGTCTTCGTCAGGAGATCCTCGGCCGGATTGAGTTCAGTCATTTTGTAAACCTTTGCGATCATTGCAACGTCACCGGGTTGGGAAAGTGACAGCCTGGTGCGGGATGCCGATTAGCAACAACGGACACGGGTTTCCTACGCCGCGGCGAACGCGGTCCTCG is a window from the Immundisolibacter sp. genome containing:
- a CDS encoding coniferyl aldehyde dehydrogenase, whose product is MNDNNRLALHTTTQISDNPLLPQFEALRAAFLRAGPTSYEHRIAALKRLRQAIVDHHEQILEAVNADFGHRSRHETFFADVIGLLGEIRHTRKHLKKWMRPRRAGWSPQFPLARARIHYQPRGVIGIIGPWNVPVLLTLSPLVGAIAAGNRALIKTSEFCPRTAEVVTAIVGQAFTPDEVAVVNGGAEVAGHFSALPFDHLIFTGSTQIGRIVMRAASENLTPVTLELGGKSPTIISDDYPLDIAAGRIAQGKMLNGGQACIAPDYVFVPTGRRDQLVEALAVAVQKSYPTLAGNPDLTWIVNDRHYQRLQAHIADARAKGAQVVPLNAGGAPVPAGERVLPLTVLLGVTDDMSVMQEEIFGPLLPVKTYDDLAEVIAYVNSHPRPLALYHFDDNASRTERVLEQTVSGGACVNDVLFHVAHEGLPFGGVGPSGIGRYHGFDGFVTFSHQKSVLYQSRWSVQSLIRPPYGPGLERVMRLALRWL
- a CDS encoding MT-A70 family methyltransferase, which gives rise to MTELNPAEDLLTKTAGQYSTILADPPWQFQNRTGKVAPEHRRLLRYPTMEQREIQELPVAKLAAAQSHLYLWVPNALLADGLRVMEAWGFTYKSNLVWYKVRKDGGPDGRGVGFYFRNVTELVLFGVRGSMRTLPPGRTQVNVLATRKREHSRKPDEIYDIVEACSPGPYLELFARFRRPGWSQWGNEDVEENSLHGVARRKGHVEPQLRLLETPRGYGGKADSAK